A single window of Electrophorus electricus isolate fEleEle1 chromosome 16, fEleEle1.pri, whole genome shotgun sequence DNA harbors:
- the LOC118242614 gene encoding 5-hydroxytryptamine receptor 3A-like produces MPPIGQPEQHSRFYGAECQKCQRAQQVELERYSLFYVLNLMVPSALVMLVDVAAFALPADCAERIPFKVTLLFSYTVFLLLVTDILPPFRDTTPVLGLKRSFALGCDRMGPDVCGQECFTDRLRI; encoded by the exons ATGCCTCCTATTGGCCAGCCAGAACAACACAGCCGTTTCTATGGAGCGGAATGCCAGAAGTGCCAGAGAGCCCAACAG GTGGAGTTGGAGCGGTACAGTCTCTTCTACGTGCTGAACTTGATGGTCCCCAGTGCTCTGGTCATGTTGGTTGATGTGGCAGCTTTCGCCCTGCCTGCTGACTGCGCCGAGCGCATCCCCTTTAAGGTCACGCTGCTCTTCAGCTACACCGTCTTCCTCCTCCTAGTCACTGATATACTGCCACCATTCCGAGACACTACCCCCGTGTTAG GTCTTAAACGATCATTCGCTCTGGGGTGTGATAGGATGGGACCAGATGTATGTGGGCAGGAGTGTTTTACTGACAGGTTGAGGATATGA